One Halolamina litorea genomic window carries:
- a CDS encoding 50S ribosomal protein L37e has translation MTGAGTPTQGKKNNTTHTKCRRCGEKSYHTKKKQCSSCGFGKSAKRRDYEWQSKNGDN, from the coding sequence ATGACCGGCGCAGGAACTCCGACGCAGGGGAAGAAGAACAACACGACCCACACGAAGTGCCGCCGCTGCGGTGAGAAATCCTACCACACGAAGAAGAAGCAGTGCTCGTCGTGTGGCTTCGGGAAATCCGCGAAGCGACGGGACTACGAGTGGCAGTCGAAGAACGGCGACAACTGA
- a CDS encoding LSM domain-containing protein — protein sequence MSGRPLDVLEESLSEPVTVHLKDGAAFYGTLSGYDQHMNVVLDGADASDAVLGELDVEEVDNTTIIRGDNVVSVTL from the coding sequence ATGAGTGGACGCCCGCTCGACGTACTCGAAGAGTCGCTCTCGGAGCCGGTAACGGTCCACCTGAAGGACGGTGCCGCCTTCTACGGGACACTCTCGGGGTACGATCAGCACATGAACGTCGTGCTCGACGGCGCCGACGCCAGCGACGCTGTGCTGGGCGAACTCGACGTCGAGGAAGTAGACAACACAACGATTATCCGTGGCGACAACGTCGTTTCGGTAACTCTATGA
- a CDS encoding succinylglutamate desuccinylase/aspartoacylase domain-containing protein, whose translation MQIHQLGEGQPELAVVAGIHGDEPCGVEAVERLVAEDPEVDRPVKLIVANEEALEQGERFLEEDLNRAFPGDPDGDTHESRLASELAREVQGCTVLALHSTQSYAEPIGVIDTVDEIARSIAPLLPVDVLIETDEHTDGRLIEHAHTIEMECGLQGSEEAADNAYWLTRAFLVAVNALSAPLSDGRLGRPERDEVRVFRLDGPISKPPGKEYDVVVPNFERVEAGERFAVADGEALTADEPFYPVLLSAEGYDDIFGYAAEAVGTLE comes from the coding sequence ATGCAAATCCACCAGTTGGGCGAGGGACAGCCCGAACTGGCCGTCGTCGCCGGCATCCACGGGGACGAACCCTGCGGTGTCGAGGCCGTTGAACGCCTCGTCGCCGAGGACCCCGAGGTCGACCGGCCGGTCAAACTGATCGTCGCCAACGAGGAGGCCTTGGAGCAGGGCGAGCGGTTCCTTGAGGAGGACCTGAACCGCGCGTTCCCGGGCGACCCCGACGGCGATACCCACGAGTCGCGGCTGGCGTCCGAACTCGCCCGCGAGGTGCAGGGCTGTACGGTGCTCGCGCTGCACTCGACGCAGTCCTACGCTGAACCGATCGGCGTGATCGACACCGTCGACGAGATCGCGCGCTCGATCGCGCCGCTGCTGCCCGTCGACGTGCTGATCGAGACCGACGAGCACACCGACGGTCGACTGATCGAGCACGCCCACACCATCGAGATGGAGTGTGGCTTACAGGGCAGCGAGGAGGCCGCCGACAACGCCTACTGGCTGACCCGGGCGTTCCTCGTCGCCGTGAACGCCCTCTCGGCGCCGCTCTCGGACGGCCGGCTCGGGCGCCCCGAACGCGACGAGGTGCGGGTGTTCCGGCTCGACGGGCCGATATCCAAACCCCCGGGCAAGGAGTACGACGTGGTCGTGCCGAACTTCGAACGCGTCGAAGCCGGCGAGCGGTTCGCCGTCGCCGACGGCGAGGCGCTGACCGCCGACGAGCCGTTCTACCCGGTTCTGCTCTCGGCGGAGGGGTACGACGATATCTTCGGTTACGCCGCCGAGGCCGTCGGTACCCTGGAGTAG
- a CDS encoding M42 family metallopeptidase, with amino-acid sequence MHDRDLLFDLSAATGPVGYEDGVREVVREALAPEVDRIETESMGNVVGTIEGESDREVVVAAHMDEIGFMVSRVTDEGFLELDSLGGWNAQILRAQPVTIHTDDGEVEGLIGAEPAHTRGEDDLEDIDDLAVDVGLDGDDAAEAVAVGDVVTLDTEPRELGDCVTGKALDDRAGVYAMLAAARVVDPDATVHFCATVQEEVGLRGARAIATDDAFDPDLVIALDGTLERSVPGVAPEDRITTLGDGVGIKRKDASVIPSPAVVDWLTATAEAEGIDHQREVAWNIGTDTGALQNAGGAVLSGALSVPVRYHHSPVETAHRGDLRATVDLLAAALSRTDELLD; translated from the coding sequence ATGCACGATCGCGATCTGCTGTTCGATCTCTCGGCGGCTACCGGCCCGGTCGGCTACGAGGACGGCGTCCGGGAAGTCGTCCGCGAGGCGCTCGCACCCGAAGTCGACCGCATCGAGACCGAGTCGATGGGGAACGTGGTGGGGACGATCGAGGGCGAGAGCGACCGCGAGGTCGTCGTCGCCGCCCACATGGACGAGATCGGCTTCATGGTCTCCCGAGTCACCGACGAGGGGTTCCTCGAACTCGACTCGCTGGGCGGTTGGAACGCCCAGATACTCCGCGCCCAGCCCGTGACCATCCACACCGACGACGGCGAGGTCGAGGGGCTCATCGGTGCCGAACCGGCCCACACCCGCGGCGAGGACGACCTGGAGGACATCGACGACCTCGCTGTCGACGTGGGCCTCGACGGCGACGACGCTGCCGAGGCGGTCGCCGTCGGCGACGTGGTCACGCTCGACACCGAGCCCCGCGAACTGGGTGACTGTGTGACCGGGAAGGCACTCGACGATCGTGCGGGCGTCTACGCGATGCTCGCCGCGGCCCGCGTCGTCGACCCCGACGCGACGGTCCACTTCTGTGCCACGGTGCAGGAGGAGGTCGGCCTGCGGGGGGCCCGCGCGATCGCGACCGACGACGCGTTCGATCCGGATCTCGTCATCGCGCTCGACGGTACTCTCGAACGTAGTGTCCCCGGGGTCGCCCCGGAGGACCGCATCACCACGCTCGGCGACGGTGTCGGAATCAAGCGCAAGGACGCTTCGGTGATCCCCAGCCCCGCGGTCGTCGACTGGCTGACCGCGACCGCCGAGGCCGAGGGGATCGACCACCAGCGCGAGGTCGCGTGGAACATCGGCACCGACACCGGCGCGCTCCAGAACGCCGGCGGCGCGGTGCTCTCCGGCGCGCTCTCGGTGCCCGTGCGCTACCACCACTCGCCGGTCGAGACGGCCCACCGCGGGGACCTGAGGGCGACGGTGGACCTGCTCGCGGCGGCGCTCTCCCGGACCGACGAACTGCTCGACTGA
- a CDS encoding GNAT family N-acetyltransferase, translating into MLPPSRVAAAEYAKRRVLADTTETRFGTFVQDPEHADRAAATQFLDARLPSASEPPTTPADDDAANDLLARVDALYERAGRSHRVVAGVDTETAARLAPVLRRRGYEREDYWALVPHLIDSPDPTTDLDFSTRSHGSDDARAVHESVGRDPEGVDYAADVAGVLDGREVVATLEGAPVGAAGWYVHRSGSGEAGPVARLTHVGIRPESQGRGVGAELIRVVVDRCPLPSERIVVCATADHVGFYESLGFVRNAALWRFASLP; encoded by the coding sequence ATGTTGCCTCCCAGCCGCGTCGCAGCCGCGGAGTACGCCAAGCGCCGCGTACTCGCCGACACCACCGAGACACGGTTCGGAACGTTCGTCCAGGACCCCGAGCACGCCGACCGTGCCGCCGCGACGCAGTTCCTCGACGCTCGACTCCCTTCCGCCAGCGAGCCGCCAACAACCCCGGCAGACGACGACGCGGCCAACGACCTGCTCGCTCGCGTCGACGCGCTGTACGAGCGAGCGGGCCGCTCACACCGCGTCGTCGCCGGCGTCGATACCGAGACGGCCGCCAGACTCGCGCCGGTCCTCCGGCGGCGTGGCTACGAGCGCGAGGACTACTGGGCGCTGGTCCCCCACTTGATCGACTCCCCGGACCCAACCACGGACCTCGACTTCTCGACCCGAAGCCACGGGAGCGACGACGCCCGCGCCGTCCACGAGTCGGTCGGCCGGGACCCCGAGGGCGTCGACTACGCCGCCGATGTCGCCGGTGTACTCGACGGCCGCGAGGTCGTCGCCACTTTGGAGGGGGCCCCGGTCGGCGCCGCTGGCTGGTACGTCCACAGGAGTGGGTCAGGGGAGGCGGGGCCGGTCGCCCGCCTCACCCACGTCGGCATCCGACCCGAATCGCAGGGGCGTGGCGTCGGTGCCGAACTGATCCGAGTGGTCGTCGACCGCTGCCCGCTCCCGTCCGAGCGGATCGTTGTCTGTGCGACCGCCGATCACGTCGGCTTCTACGAGTCGCTGGGGTTCGTCCGGAACGCCGCCCTCTGGCGGTTCGCCAGCCTCCCCTGA